The DNA region GACATAATGTTAAGATCTTTTGATTCTTCGATTGCCGCAACGACGTGCTCAAATATCGACGTCAAGGACCGAAGAATTTTCTCAATGACACGAACATTTTCAATTATCTCTCCTTGCCTTTTCATTTGATTCACAATAACTAATGTTCTTGTGAAATAGTCTGAAATGTTCTCCGTTTCAGACATGGACAAACTTTCAAACTCGCCACGTAGGATCTGCAGTCGAACTCGTATCGCCTTATCAACGCCGGTGAAAGAATTCTTCAAAATCTCCCAGGCTTGTTTTGACGTGGTGGCTGCACTTACTTTCTCGAACATAGTTTCATCAATACCTTGATAGATATTGAACAACGCCTTCTTGTCTCGTTTCCTTGCATCTCTGAGGGCGTTCTTCTGGTTGTTCGTCAGGGCATCTTCGGCTTCTTGGGAGGCAGGTTCGGTGTAGCCGTCTTGAACAATATCCCACAACTCTTGTGATTGCAACAAGACTCGCATCTGAATACTCCAATTCCCATAATTGTGTTTCTCTAATTTGGGAATCTGGGGTTGAACCATGTTCAACGTTGCCGCCATAGATAGGATCgagtggctctgataccagaTTTGTTGGATGTTTGACACGCAAAATATAGGAGCACTCAACAAGGATGAAATATGGAGGATAAATATTAATAAGCTTCTCACAAAAGGATTACAAAATACACTCAAAAGTGCTTCAGCACTACAAAAATTCTCACTTTCTTTCTAATTTGAGCTACGGCTCTTTCTCTGTTAACTCATTCacttctcttttctttcttgattgattttATTGAACTACTTCTACCCCTATTTATAGAGATTCAAAACTAGTCAACTATTGCTAGCTACAATACACATCAACATAACGTGGCTTCATTAGCGTAATTAGGTAGAAAACAAATGTAGTCCACTAGCTAATATATGTTAATGAGGTAGATAGGTCGTGCATCCTCATGACCATAAAGTATTCCAAAGATTACACTACTATGATAAGGTGGTGATGCAGTACCTTCATCATCATTTCTTAAATGTGAAGAAATTGAGTTTACTAATTTCAACAATGTAGAGATCAACCTACATGATGTAGCAAGAGATGATGCATAAAAGAATGTTCTTAAATCATGTACACCTTTTGTAATATACGAACCCAGCCTCTGTGTAAACAGACTTGTTGTTGTCAACAAAATGAACAATAAGATGAATACCAATGTAGATTTATCATCAAGAAAAAACAAGAACACTTGGTTCAGTATGAAGCACAATTGAGTAGTTTATAAGGTAGATATAtcatcaaaacattattctttgattgaaaaaaaaatcgaacaaATATCCAATGTACGTAAATCAATAACATCCGAAGCAATTATAACACAAAACACAGACAATCATTGAAGAACATACTTATAGTTATAAAACCCAGATATTTTAGGGTCGAAATTTACCAGAATTTTGCCCCTTTTACAACCCAGATATTTTAGAGTATAATCGAAGTACATGCTTTAATCGAACGTCATTTTTGGTCAGGGAAATCCTGAAAATCATCAGCTTTGTATTAAATAAGCAAAATCCCGTCGTCGATTGTTGAAAATTGAAGTCGCTCGTTGCAAATCGACCACGAATTTGTGAATGATAATCAATAGGGCGTCGATTTTCAATATCTTGTTCGGCGCCGTCTTAAAATTCGATTCAATTTGGGGATAGTAGGGTTTCAGGGAGAGAGAATGTGAGGGAGACGAAAAAATGAGGTGATAGTGAGAGAGAAGGAATGCATATCGCCAGTTTTAATTAGAATGGCGGAAATCTTGGATATGCAATTCAAAACAGATTCCATAAATTATTGTGATACCATTTTTACCCTGATAATGTACGAAAATGGCCAAATAATGTAGCTTGGGTTATTTAAATCATATCCATCCAATCCATTTATCCTATGgttgtgatttgttttgtgtataacaCTAAAGGGGTTTAAGGACGTTAAtgcccctatatatatatatatatatatatatatatatatatatatatataaggaaaatgattaatacaaaaattgatttcaatacaaaatccagaaaAAATCccgaccatgagatttgacaatctaatggtcaataattaaataaaaacatggaGGGTCATTATAAAgtagttttaggtcataatataaaattcgggtttgaggtcatgttaagatcatttaaTGTCAtcattactataatgacgtaaaaataaaattatgatgaCTTAAAAATAACCTTTGTATGTTTGGTTCTTCATTTTGGTATTAAGAATGAgctttgcatagatcaaaaccatatatatatatatatatatatatatatatatatatatatagggtagtgttaatctccttttctccccttagatttaagttccttcttcaTTTGGAGCGTTAGATTAGATGGATGGACGATCCGGATTAGAAGCATAATTAGGATTCCGTCGGTGCACTATTTGGTGCATTTCGTGCATCATAGGGTTAATTAGTAAATGTATATTCTCAATACCTCCCAAAAACAGCATGTGCGAGATTTTAGTAGAGTATACCCACGACCTTCCATTTACTCTACACATTTGTCACTCCAAACGTATCTACTCTCAATCTCTCTACCCGCTTCGTCTCCCCAATCTCTATCCCAtttcaaaaccctagccgcctatTCAAGGTACCGGCCATCTCAACGGACCTTCGAAGGTCGTCAGATTCCCGGTTCAACAACCCTCCCATTTTGTACAAACATTTTCTGCGGTCGACAAGGAGGTACGGCTTGTCGAAGATTAATTTCTGGGTTTAATTTCTGGGTTTCAGCAAACGTTTCTCCCCGATTTTCGACCCTACCTCACCACACAAACGACGATTCACCCATTTTTGCCCATAAATGAGGATATTTTCAAAATGGGATTTCTTCTAGATTATGGTTAAAAATTGTTTAGTTACCCATTATGTAGATGAAATCTGATAGGGTTCTGATTTTTTGGTTCGTCTCCCAGATTTATCACGACGAAAAGAGGACGTCCTTCCACTTCACAACCATCCCAGCCTGAAGGTGagcattcaatttcatttgcaTGTCCAATTCCTGGAATAATTGGCTGCTTCTGTACATGAAGTATTGGGCGAATGCAAAATTCATGGCCGCATTATTTaactgaatctgtacattatttacatatttttatgcATTAATTATCATGTTTTAGGCATTATAGgcctgctgttgtacatgagtcaatGAGTGAATGCAGTAGTTGTATGTTCgtttcttgattgaatctgtacattatgtagctatttctatgcattatttagcATGGTTTAGCCATTATGTGActtgtgttgtacatgggtcaaagagtgaatgcaatatttgtatgttcattacttgatcgaatctgtacattatgtagctatttctatgcattctTTATCctattttatgcatcatttgactgctgttgtacatgagtctaagagtgactGCAGTATTTacatgttcattacttgagtgagtcggttcattatttggctatttgaacgcaatatttatcttgttttatgcatcatgtgactgccgttgtacatgagtcaaagagtgaatggaatatttgtatgttcattacttgatcggatctgtacattatttagttattttagtgcattatttatcatggtttatgctttatgtgactGTTGTTGGACATGAGACAATgagtgattgcaatattcatggtgcatttgttgatttattctgaacattatttgattattaaaatgcattatgtatcaatttttatgcattattttgatgcttatgtacaagggtgtataagtgaatgcagtataactgtcgacattattttattcagtctgtaaattatgtaactaattgtatgttattattctatatgttgtacaacatcaaagcagctcagattggacatcgacgaggcggtcgatgatatactgccagtaggaattgcccaTAAATTCCGAGAGTGATTATCAGAGGCCGGGACTAGTACAGCTCCGGAAGAGACCGAGGataggaaaccaaggggtagaaacgtcgaccatctgtattgtTGACGAACTCCTACagagtttctgaattgtataaagagtttaactccacggcagaagatagccgtcacggaacttgtacatgagtctaagagtgaatgcaatatttgtacattatttagatatttctatgcattatttatcttattttatgcatcatttgactgctgttgtacattacttaagaatgaatgcaatatttgtatgttcattatttgagtgattttgtacattatttggctatttgaatgcattatttatcctgtttaaTGCATCGCGTGGTTGCTTTCGTAcatactaaaccctagcccctaggcttgttaaacccctagggaaaacaagaaacatgcgccaaatatcgaaacacggcacaccttgaattaaacgggtcaggataaatgttcattacatatcacaaaaaatgcattacagaaactaaactacgcattatactacactaaaatgtacattatgtatatctgttttaaaaaatacctacgcgctatgcatgtacaatccgagatgaattactgcagctcgtgtatttggacaacattttttagacttaaaacatactacaccctagcccctgggcttgttaaacccttagggactTCTTATGGTCGATGGACTTCTTATGGCCCTCCCTATTGaatacgcattatactacactaaAATGTATATTATGTATATCGTCGATGGACTTCTTATGGCCCTCCCTATTGCATACGACGTAATACCACGTTGTAACTTCGTCCACCTTCCTCACACCTTGTTTGCGCGTGTCAAACCCAACGGCCCTAGCATACACATCATAAAACGCGAGAGTAAACTCTAATGATTCGAACCTCTGACCAACTACAGGCTTTATCTGCTCAGAACATGCAGGCACAACGCGTCCTGTTTACAAACACGAAACAGTATACATGTTAAGCTATAGATGCATTATATGaaatatactatacattatATAACATAAAACAGTGCATTACATAAGCATAATTATACATTACATGTATAATTTTTCATAACTAATCATTCGATGTTAAACCAACGTAAATGTTTTGAATCGCATATTATACCACAACCTGGGCCCAGAAATCGGCAACCCTACGGGGAAGATTGAAAGCCAATGTCACGTGAAATAACAAAAACTATAAACTTGAATAAACCGTAGCAACAACAAAACCGTTAAACGTCTAAATTgattcaataaatcaacacCCAAGCACACAAACATGAAACAATAATTCGCTGAGTTAAACATATTGGGTCGTGCGGCTGAATTACACATAACAGTTGTTAGAAACTGCAATATTAAACAACAAATCAGCAACCAAATCATGGCCCAACAATTTTTTCCCAGATTATAACAATTGACAGCAACCAATTCAGTTCACATGGGCGAAAATTGCAttattaccttcttccattgataCTTGAAATACCGGGGATGAACCGTATTCGTAATATTTGGATTCAAAAAATCGCTTCAACAAAGATTGATCGTCGATTAGCAGTAAGCAATCGGCTAAACGCTGGAATATGGAGCACGCAGTGGACTAAATCTGGAAAAGATTTGCTTCAAAACTGATAATGCAACACAGAATTTCAATTATACCCTTCTCACGTAAATAATGCATGCAATCTGATAATTAGAATCAATTATTTAGTCCATTGGATCGGCTCAAATAAAGGATGgagattaagaaggagattggatttaataggtgaaaaggatttgaacacaatcctatatatataatgataatgataaccccaatttccgtaataaccctataactaaatctggaccacacatttttaaaatcacgtggtctagattcaaacatagatttacttcaaaaaaaaaagcgcgggggtaaatatgtcatttcgctcatgataaaattcacgtatccaaatttcgctcatttaatttctgaatttcgctcattttatcattttatcagtcagtcaaaagtatcattttatcaactcagagtatcattctatctggcattaatttctgaatttcgctcattttatcattttattagtcagtcaaaagtataattttatcaactcagagtatcattctatccggcaaaactatcattctatgcaataaacctaacatatatcattttatcattttatcactttatcagtcagtcaaaagtatcattttatcaactcagagtatcattctatccggcaaaactatcattctatgcaataaacctaacatatatcattttatcattttatcattttattagtcagtcaaaagtatcattttatcaactcagagtatcattctatccggcaaaactatcattctatgcaataaacctaatataatcggcacaattcataatatacaaacctacaaagcagtaaacgtatcattttatcaactcagagtatcatttttataaggttactgtcattttattcgcttagattatcattttatcaggtaaaagtatcattttattaaacaaaaatgtcattttatacaccaaaaatacctatcattctatcggctgaaagcatcattctacccggctaaactatcattctatcggctgaaagtatcattctatcaggcaaaactatcattttatcagttttatgtctttttgtcacgttaaagtatcattttatcagcttatatgcaatttcttcagctaaactatcatttttataaggttactgtcattttatccggttagattatcattttactaggtaaaagtatcattttattaaacaaaaatgtcattttatacaccaaaaatacctatcattctatcgtatgaaagtatcattctacttggcaaaactatcattctatcggctaaaagtatcattctatccggcaaaacaatcattttatgcagtaaacctaacatttataagctaacagtatcattttatcaactcagagtatcattctatccggcaaaactatcattctatgcaataaacctatcattttatcatttatcatttatcatttatcatttatcattttatcagtcagtcaaaagtatcattttatcaacttagagtatcattctatccggtaaaactatcattttatgcaataaacctatcattttatcattttatcagtcagtcaaaagtatcattttattaaacaaaaatgtca from Salvia splendens isolate huo1 chromosome 9, SspV2, whole genome shotgun sequence includes:
- the LOC121749412 gene encoding uncharacterized protein LOC121749412, yielding MAATLNMVQPQIPKLEKHNYGNWSIQMRVLLQSQELWDIVQDGYTEPASQEAEDALTNNQKNALRDARKRDKKALFNIYQGIDETMFEKVSAATTSKQAWEILKNSFTGVDKAIRVRLQILRGEFESLSMSETENISDYFTRTLVIVNQMKRQGEIIENVRVIEKILRSLTSIFEHVVAAIEESKDLNIMSIDQLQSSLEVHEQRMKKKTTPSPEHMLEAKMSIQEDKKF